TGGCCAGGACGAGCTGGATCACGCGCGTGCGCCTCACCCGACCGGTATGGCGCCGTCGCGGCGCGAGCGAAAGCCTACCGACCGCCCGGCGCTTCACCTCGCGCGGATCGTCTCGCGCCCGGATCGTCGAGCGCGATGTGGGCTTCGCCGCCCGTCTCGGCGGTGGGGGACGCGCCCACCTCCGAGTCGAGACCGAGCAGGAGTCCGATGTCGCAGTCCACTTCGGGGCTGGAGCAGCGCTCGAGCACCTCCCGCCGACGCTCGGCCGTGCACGTGCGTCGCTCGCACACGCGGTCGATCTCGGCGCGGAGCTCGAGCTCCCGGTCCATCTCCTCGGCCAGGTACTGCTGGTCCAGACCGGATCGGGGCGGGGGAGCGGAGGCGCACCCCGCCGCCAGGGCCAGGACACCGGCGAGCGCGGCGACGGGGGACGCGAAGATGTCGAGGTGGCGCATGCCCACCTCCGCTTCACGGCGCGCGCCAGGTGCCGGGGGCCCGTGATCCGCTTGGCACGCCGCCCGGGTGTTGGTGAACCCCCCACACTCGTTGCGGGGCCGATCCCACACTCGCCGAGACCTCGACGCGCCCGAGGTTCGGGGGGACGATGAGGCATGCTCGCTCGCTACCGTGCCCTGGCGGCCGCCTTCGCGTCGCTGTGCCTGTCTGCCCTGGTGTTGGTCGGCTGCTACCAATCCCACACGGGCTCCGCGGCGTCGTGCGGCGGCGATGTCTGCTCCGAGTTCGAGCAGTGCTGCGCGACGTGCGAGCGCGGGCCGCGCTGTCAGTCGCTCGATCTGCCCTGCCCCGACGTGTCGGGCTGCGACGGGTGCAACGACGCCTCCGACTGCGGAGCTGGCGAGGTGTGCATCTTCGCGCCCGGCACCTGCGCCCCACTCGGCACCTGTCTGCCACGCGAGGAGGGCTGCCCCCGCGACTGCCCCGGCGTCTGCGGTTGTGACGGCGAGGAGTACTGCAACGCCTGCGAGGCGCGCGGCCTGGGCGTGAGCGTCGCCATGCCCGGCCCGTGTGACGGGGAGCTCTGCGCAGGCGACGTGTTCTGCGGCGTCGGGGAGCGCTGCTGCGAGGGCTGCTTCGGAGAGGGCTTCTGCGTCGGCGCGGACGAGCCGTGCCCGGACATCTTCTGCCCGGGCTGCTTCAGCAACGCAGACTGCGCGCCCTTCGAGTGGTGCCTGCCCGAAGAGGGGCTCTGCGGCGCGGAGGGCGTGTGCATCCCGCGCCCCGATGGCTGCGACGCCGACTGCCCGGGCGTCTGCGGCTGCGACGGCCTGAGCTACTGCAACGAGTGCGAGGCGGCGAGCAACGGCGTCGCGGTTCGGTCGGAGACCGAGTGCGAGGCCGAGCCCTGCGGCCGGGGCGGCGAGGTCTGCGACGAGGGGTTCTTCTGCGAAGCCTTCATGGGCTGCGGCGCGGGCGACGCGTTCGCGTGCAGCCCGGTCCCCGACGTCTGCCCCGACATCGAGGCGCCGGTCTGCGGCTGCGACGGCGTGACCTACGGGAACGACTGCCTCGCGCGGGCCAACCGCGCGTCGATCGCGACGGGCGGGCCCTGTGAGACCCGCCGCTCGTGCCGCGCGATCCAGCGCGACGATCCGAGCGCGCCCACGGGCGTGTACCGGATCGAGCCCGAGCCCGGGCGCGCGTTCGACGTGCTCTGCGACATGGAGACGGACGGCGGCGGCTGGACGATGGTGGCCTCGACGCGGCGGGTGCCACCCGACGACGCGCGCGGCGGATACCACCCCGGGCTGACCTCGACCCGGCCAGACGCCGTGGTCGAGACGATCTGGGACGGCATGCGAGCGGTGGTCGGGCCCGAGAGCGACGTGCGCTTCACCTGCGGGGAGCTCGCGCGGCGCGACGAACTGGTCGACCTCTCCTTCTACCGGGTGGGCTGGTACCTCGAGTGGACGACGGGCACCGACGCCGACAGCTGCTTCAGCGAGGGCAACGGGCGGGGCTACGAGCGACCCGCGCCCGCGCGGCGGGACAACCTCACGGGGCGCACCGTGCGCCGGGGCACCGACTGGGCCGCGGGCTTCCTGGAGGGCGAGGACAGCTGCGACTCCCCGGACGACTTCACGGTCGACCTCATCGACCGCGGCATGGACTCGAACCAGATGGACGGGACCGACTGGGGCCGGGACGACAACCAGGCGAAGTGCGGCCGCGGCGCGCTCCGCGACGGCGTCTGGCACGTCTGGGTGCGGGAGATCTGACGGCCCCGGCCCGGCCACGGTTGACGGCGGCGCGGCTCCGCGCCAAAAGCGGGCAACCCCTGCCCCCGCGAGGAGCCCGATGACCGATTCCGTGCGCCACGACGATCTCGCCAACGCCATCCGCGCTCTCTCGATGGACGCGGTCCAGAAGGCGAACTCGGGCCACCCCGGCATGCCGATGGGCATGGCCGACGTCGCCACCGTGCTCTTCCGCGACTTCCTGCGCTTCGACGCGAGCGCGCCCGACTGGGCCGACCGCGATCGCTTCGTGCTGAGCGCGGGCCACGGCTCGATGCTGCTCTACTCGCTCCTGCACCTGACGGGCTACGAGGACATGACCCTCGAGCAGCTGAAGGCGTTCCGTCAGCTCGGGAGCAAGACGGCCGGGCACCCCGAGTACGGGCACGCGAAGGGGATCGAGACCACCACCGGGCCGCTCGGGCAGGGCCTGGCCAACGCGGTGGGCATGGCGCTGGCGGAGCGTCACCTCGCGGCGCGCTTCGGAGGGCTCGTCGATCACCACACCTACGTCATCGCGGGCGACGGCTGCCTGATGGAGGGCATCAGCCACGAGGCGATCAGCCTCGCCGGTCACCTGCGGCTCTCGAAGCTGGTGGTGCTCTTCGACGACAACCACATCTCGATCGACGGGCCGACCGAGCTGTCGGTGAGCGACGATCAGTGCGCGCGCTTCGAGGCGAGCGGCTGGCACGTGGCGCGGGTGGACGGGCACGACCCGGAGGCCGTCAAGCGCGCGATCGAGGCGGCCAAGGGCAGCGATCGCCCGTCGATGATCGCGTGCCGCACGAGCATCGGCTACGGCGCGCCGACCAAGCGGGACACCGCCGACGCCCACGGCTCGCCGCTGGGCGACGAGGAGATCGCCGGGGCGCGCGAGCAGCTCGGCTGGCCCCACGCGCCGTTCGAGATCCCGGACGCGATCCTCGCGGCGTGGCGGGCCATCGGCAGCAAGGGCGCGGCCGCGCGCGAGGCGTGGGAGAAGAAGCACGCCGCGCTCGACGACGACGCGCGCGCGGAGTGGGATCGCATCCAGGCGGGCCGCGTGCCCGAGGCGCTGACGGACGCGGTGACCGCGGCGAAGGCCAAGCTCCTCGAGGAGAAGCCGAAGATGGCGACCCGCGCCTCGAGCGGCAAGGCGCTCGACGTGTTGACGGGGCTCGTCCCGGAGATGGTCGGCGGATCGGCCGACCTGACCGGCTCGGTCAAGACCAAGACCAAGGCGATGGAGATCGTCGCGCCCGGCGCCTACGGCGGCCGCTACGTGCACTACGGCGTGCGCGAGCACGCGATGGCCGCGGCGATGAACGGCATGGCGCTGCACGGCGGCGTGCTGCCATATGGCGGAACGTTCCTCGTCTTCACCGACTACTGCCGCCCGGCGATCCGGCTCAGCGCGTTGATGTCGCAGCGCGTCGTCTACGTGATGACCCACGACTCGATCGGGCTCGGCGAAGACGGCCCCACCCACCAGCCGGTCGAGCACCTCGCGGCGCTCCGCGCGATCCCGAACCTGCTCGTCTTCCGCCCCGCGGACACGGTCGAGACCCTCGAGTGCTGGGAGCTGGCGGTTCGGGCTCAGCAGCCCAGCGTGCTCGCGCTCACCCGCCAGAACATCCCCGCGCTGC
Above is a genomic segment from Sandaracinaceae bacterium containing:
- a CDS encoding fibrinogen-like YCDxxxxGGGW domain-containing protein, with product MLARYRALAAAFASLCLSALVLVGCYQSHTGSAASCGGDVCSEFEQCCATCERGPRCQSLDLPCPDVSGCDGCNDASDCGAGEVCIFAPGTCAPLGTCLPREEGCPRDCPGVCGCDGEEYCNACEARGLGVSVAMPGPCDGELCAGDVFCGVGERCCEGCFGEGFCVGADEPCPDIFCPGCFSNADCAPFEWCLPEEGLCGAEGVCIPRPDGCDADCPGVCGCDGLSYCNECEAASNGVAVRSETECEAEPCGRGGEVCDEGFFCEAFMGCGAGDAFACSPVPDVCPDIEAPVCGCDGVTYGNDCLARANRASIATGGPCETRRSCRAIQRDDPSAPTGVYRIEPEPGRAFDVLCDMETDGGGWTMVASTRRVPPDDARGGYHPGLTSTRPDAVVETIWDGMRAVVGPESDVRFTCGELARRDELVDLSFYRVGWYLEWTTGTDADSCFSEGNGRGYERPAPARRDNLTGRTVRRGTDWAAGFLEGEDSCDSPDDFTVDLIDRGMDSNQMDGTDWGRDDNQAKCGRGALRDGVWHVWVREI
- the tkt gene encoding transketolase; its protein translation is MTDSVRHDDLANAIRALSMDAVQKANSGHPGMPMGMADVATVLFRDFLRFDASAPDWADRDRFVLSAGHGSMLLYSLLHLTGYEDMTLEQLKAFRQLGSKTAGHPEYGHAKGIETTTGPLGQGLANAVGMALAERHLAARFGGLVDHHTYVIAGDGCLMEGISHEAISLAGHLRLSKLVVLFDDNHISIDGPTELSVSDDQCARFEASGWHVARVDGHDPEAVKRAIEAAKGSDRPSMIACRTSIGYGAPTKRDTADAHGSPLGDEEIAGAREQLGWPHAPFEIPDAILAAWRAIGSKGAAAREAWEKKHAALDDDARAEWDRIQAGRVPEALTDAVTAAKAKLLEEKPKMATRASSGKALDVLTGLVPEMVGGSADLTGSVKTKTKAMEIVAPGAYGGRYVHYGVREHAMAAAMNGMALHGGVLPYGGTFLVFTDYCRPAIRLSALMSQRVVYVMTHDSIGLGEDGPTHQPVEHLAALRAIPNLLVFRPADTVETLECWELAVRAQQPSVLALTRQNIPALRTSGDPKENPCAKGAYVLYEPSEGRDVTLFATGSEVHIALEAKDDLASRGVHAAVVSMPSWELFRAQDAAYRASVLGEAPRVSMEAAATFGWSEWLGDDGRALGLTTFGTSAPYEDAYAHFGLTAEKLAEAAQAAIASRG